Proteins encoded in a region of the Vicia villosa cultivar HV-30 ecotype Madison, WI linkage group LG5, Vvil1.0, whole genome shotgun sequence genome:
- the LOC131607280 gene encoding DEAD-box ATP-dependent RNA helicase 3A, chloroplastic-like isoform X1: protein MVKDIIARARTGTGKTLEFGIPIIKGLIENGQSTMSGVYHHIQRNALLRGVDVVVGTPGRLIDLINEKNLKLSEIQYLVLDEAYQMLAVGFEKDVEVILEKIQLSCRSCFSLRPCRVGSRSCQENI from the exons ATGGTTAAAGATATCATTGCTCGTGCTAGGACTGGAACCGGGAAGACACTAGAATTTGGAATTCCAATTATCAAGGGTCTCATTGAGAATGGACAAAGCACTATGAG TGGTGTTTATCATCATATTCAGAGGAATGCGCTTTTGCGTGGGGTTGATGTTGTGGTCGGAACACCTGGGAGACTGATTGACCTGATAAATGAGAAAAACCTTAAACTTAGTGAAATTCAGTATTTGGTACTTGATGAGGCCTATCAGATGCTTGCTGTTGGGTTTGAGAAGGATGTGGAAGTgattttagaaaagattcagcTCAGTTGCAGATCATGCTTTTCTCTGCGACCATGTCGGGTTGGGTCAAGAAGTTGTCAAGAAAACATTTGA